Below is a genomic region from Prunus persica cultivar Lovell chromosome G3, Prunus_persica_NCBIv2, whole genome shotgun sequence.
TCTTCATTACATTCAATTCATTCCTTTTCCTTGGTTGGTCTTTTGGGAGGAAGTAAAAGAGATTTGGAATCTTGTTTATCATGAACTTGTGATATTTTATTCAAACAAATTAACATTAGAAAGATGTCTATGTATTGGTCCTGTTTTGTTTTCCTGCAGTTTCTTGAAAACCAAATTAACAGGTAATTTGATTTATTCACCCatgtatttttgttgggtaTTTTAATGGAGCAGTGAATGCATTGAAAGAGATAGGGAAAAAGCTGGGGAAGAAAGACTGGGATTTTAGGAAAGATCCATGTACAGGAGAAGGGAATTGGAATGTGTCGATTGAAGGGAGGAGGAAAGGCTTTGAGAGCTCTGTCGCATGTAACTGCACCTTCAACCACAATTCCTCTTGCCACGTCATCAGCATGTACAgtacacctctctctctctctctctctctctctctctctctctctctctctctctctcgactTACAAAATGTTTAGAGTTGATTAGTAATGACAAAAATGTCCTGCATTATGGCATATTCAAGAACTTgaacatttcatttttttatcaaacacttttatAACTAGTTTTAAGTTCAACTAGGTAAGTTCTTGTTTATTTGACAGTCATGAGACTAGTGATGGAATTACTTCACATGGGTTTTATCATTTATGTTATGATCATTCATGAGAGCTCTTCTAATTTGCTCTGAGGATATATTGCAGAGCTCTAAAGGCCCAGAATCTATCAGGTACTGTGCCACCAGAATTTTCTAAGCTTCAGCACCTGAAAGACTTGTAAGCAAAACCAGTTCCTCTCTTATGTTACCTGATTTCCATTTCCATTCTAAAATATtagtttttcctttccttatACTAAACCTTGTTGGTGCATCCACTAATCTTTGCAATCCTATTACTTTTATAGAGACCTGAGTCGAAATTACCTCAATGGTTCTATACCTTCCCAATGGGGTACTATGCGCTTGGTTACGCTGTAAGCGCCCCATTTCTCATCAGTTACTAATTATTTAATGAACTTGTAATCAACCGAATGCCTTATACTTTGCTATTGAATCTGCAGCTCCCTTATGGGAAACAGATTGTCCGGTCCATTTCCAAAAGTTCTCACCAATATCACCACTCTCAGAAACTTGTATGCTTAATTCTTTCCTTAATTCTCATATTGATGATGACTATGAATAGAGCTGATAACTAGCTGCTGGTTGATTAGAAATGAGGCTCTCTATCCTTATTTGTTGAAACTCGACATCAAAtccatatttcaacgtattaAAATGGAAAATCCAATGTATCATATCAatagaaaactgaaaatatattttataacaTCAAATGGTATCTGCCTTATGTGGCCGGAGCAAATATGTCCTTGATAGTAGTTGAAACTCAGTTAGACTTTGATGGCTCTATACATTGTTTTAAACACCATTTCAGATGTTATGATCAAAGTAAGGATTACTATATGATTGTATGTTACTTACAGGAGCATTGAAGGAAACCACTTTTCGGGACCCATTCCACCGGAAATTGGGAAGTTGATCAAGTTAGAAAAGCTGTAATTTCTCATTACCTTCTTTGTGTACAATCATTTATTGGAAATTCCCACTAAtgtggtcttttttttttttcactctcATTACCATTGACATTatccttatttttcttcagcATTGTATCTTCAAATGCCTTCACTGGAGAATTGCCATTAGCACTAGCAAAGTTGACCAACTTGTCTGATATGTAAGCAAGCATGTGTTCCTTGATCTGTGGGTTTGTcaacctaaataaataatcctTTACTAATACTGATCTCTGATAAACCTACCTTTAAGATATATACAATATACAGGACATTAGTTTTTGCTCTGGTTACAAGTTCACTGGGATGCCAAAAGCTATACAGATAACAGATTTTAGATTTATTATGTATATGTGAGTGTGATGCATATGCTATCACATCAGGTGCCTGAAAATATATTGATAGTTTTCTAATATCTTTGACATGAATCACTTTTCCTGGGTTTCTAGCTAAGTTTTGTTTCCATGAAACTTTTAGGAGGATATGTGACAATAACTTCTCTGGAAAGATACCTGATTTCATCGGAAATTGGACACGGATTTCAAAATTGTAAGCTTCCTCCTTGTAGTTTTCTTACAGCAATCCgaagtatatatttttacgattttgaaaatttccaCTCTTATGTTGCAGGCATATCCAGGGTAGCTCTCTTGAGGGGCCTATACCTTCTAGCATATCAGGCTTAAGAAGTTTAACTGATCTGTATGCAATTCTATTGccttatctttcttttctgtcAAACAAGAATGTGAACTTATGGTTTTACCTTTAATGACTTTTAGGAGGATAACCGACTTGAGAGGTACAGAGTCTCCTTTCCCATCGTTGAGAAATTTGGAATCCTTGAAAACACTGTAAGTTGGAATCCTAACCAGTTTTGCATTTTCCTTCTACTTTGCAAATTGAGCTCATAGGTAgttaaatgtttttaatgcAGGATACTGAGGAATTGCTTGATATACGGAGTGATCCCAGCTTATATTGCTGATATGAAAAGATTGAAAAACCTGTAAGCACttaaaacaaatgaatttcttgaatttatgaattcccatcattcttttttttttttttttccttatgttGGAGATACTAatctgcattttttttttttttttgtaatcaaTACAGAGACCTCAGCTACAATGAGCTGACCGGTGAAATACCTGCATCTTTTGTCCAACTAGCAAAAGTTGACTTCACGTAAGCAGATTTCTAGATTATATTTTCATCTTCACACAAACTTATTCTCATTAACTTTTTTCACTCTAGGTATTTGACAGGAAACCAGCTTACTGGAACTGTACCTGGATGGGTCCCAGGAAGAAACAATATTGTGTATGTAATACAAAACTGCAGGAGCTATCTTGCTCTGCTTAGAAgattactttttgttttattagttgAAATTTTGTATACAGGGATTTATCGTACAACAACTTCACTTGGGAAAGCTCAAGTCCTAATGAATGTCCTAGAGGGAGTGTGTGAGTATGATACATGCTATTATCTTTCTCTTACATTTTTTAACCAACTACTTTGTAGAATGATAAAACAATGCTTTGGTGCTTTGTTGCAGAAACTTAGTAGAGAGTTACTCCTCGTCAGCTGATAAATCGTACGATTTCTTTCTCGTCAGCTGATAAGAAAATTTTGTTGCTTCCTATGGTTTCTGATTGAGGCTCCAGCCTTTTAGTCAGATTTATCTTCATGATATAAGCTCACAATTCTTCCTTGTTGCAGAAGTAGAATCCAACCATGCCTGGAAAGAAATTTTCCTTGTCATGTTTCAAAAAATCAACGTAAGAATATCAATTGGTCTCAAGCATGACCTGTGGCTTTATAATTCAGTTCATCTATTTGCATGTCAATATGAATTAATCCTTTCTTCCCTTGTACTTTACCCctgaaaaacaatgaaaaagaatagaaaaatttgaaaagtaaaagaaaactaGTGATGAGGTGATAAGAAATTTAGGTCTCCACCTCTTTTGATTTGTCCTGATGGATAACAGGTAAATATTCCTTGCATATCAACTGTGGTGGAAAGGAAGTAAATATTGGTGGAAACAGGTATGAAGCTGATAGAGAACAAAGAGGTGCTTCCATGTATTACATGGGTCAGAACTGGGCTCTCAGCAGCACAGGGAACTTCATGGACAATGATATTGATTCAGATATCTACATTGAAACCAACAAGTCTGCACTTTCAAAAAATGTCTCTGTGCTCGATTCAGAACTGTACACGACCGCACGTGGATCTCCCATCTCTCTCACATACTATGGACTCTGTCTCATAAATGGAGACTACACTGTCAAACTCCACTTTGCTGAGATTGTTTTTACTAATGATAGAACATTTAACAGCCTTGGGAAGCGTATATTTGATGTCTACATCCAGGTAAATAAATCACACCAGATAAACAATGGAGACTCAATCCTATGCTAATAtgtacttatttatttatttatttggtatAAAGGATAAGCTGGTGCTGAAAGATTTCAATATAGAAAGTGAAGCTGGTGGTGCAGGCAAGCCCATTGTAAAGAATTTCACTGCAGTTGTTTCGAGTAATACATTAAAGATCCATTTTTACTGGGCTGGAAAAGGGACAACAGGCATCCCAGACAGAGGATTTTATGGCCCTCTCATATCTGCTATATCAGTAGATCCCAGTAAGTACTTTTAAAATGCACTCTCGCCATGCATTTTTCCTACTCGAACGGTCTAAGCATTAGAACTTACTCGTTATTGATGCTTTCAACAATGCAATATAATTGTGCTTAGGAGTTACATCTGGTTCTGGCCAACTCCTATTGATAATTCCACATGAATTATTGCACTAGAGACTACATGACAGCTTTTAGTCTACCCTAGCTAAGTTGAGAAGCAAATCTATATATGCTGGTCCCATGCATAacactaaaaagaaaaaggaagtgaGGGATGACGTAATAGGTTACTGAGAAAGCTTTACGGATTGGCCTTCAATCATAAAGTGAAGAGTCTcaagttttaagtttttctgTACAAAAAACATGTTTAATGTTTTCATGGAATACATAAGTTAATTAAGGTACACTTGTTGCAGACTTCGAACCTCCCTCATTTGAGGGCAACAAGAATCACGTCGTTATAGCAGTTGGGACAGTGGCTGCAGCACTACTTCTTCTGCTTCTGGTCTTAGGCATCTTGAGGAGAAAGGGTTGTTTGGGAGGAAAGATCTCTGCAGATAAAGGTCTGATTTTCTATTTCATAACAAAacatgtttaattttcttcttaatgtatctcttcttctctccctaATTTCTCAACAACTCATGTTGGTGAGCAAATTTACTGGTGTATCTTTGTTATAACAAGAAAcagttttaattaatattcttcCCTTAACTGACTTTCAAGCAGAGCTCAGAGATTTAGATCTTCAAACAGGATTATATACTTTAAGACAGATAAAGGCTGCAACGAAAAACTTTGATGCAGCAAACAAACTCGGGGAGGGTGGCTTTGGTTCAGTCTACAAggtaatttttgtttctttatgttcatctttttttttttttttttttctggtttatTCTAAATGTTCTTAGATGAGTAGGTTGCCTCagatgaaaaagaaacatttaaaaaatgaaaagcctAAGAAATGAGGGAATGCATTCTACAAGAAATTGGAGAAACTACAAACATCTACCTATTCAATTGGCATCACAGCAATGAATTTACATGAAAAACTTTTCGAAACTTCTCAAATATAACTTGATTCTCTTACAATTTCTGATATGACAAGGTGGTAGTGTATGGAATGTGGAGGCTTAAAAGATAGCAAAATCATCCAAAGAGATGGAGTTTTAAGCCAAAACTAAACCTTCTAGCTGTCAATATGAGCATGTATGCAATAGACAACCAGAAATTGctgattttcttttgctttctgaATAGGGTCTGTTATCAGATGGCACAGTAATTGCAGTGAAGCAGCTCTCTTCGAAATCAAAGCAAGGAAATCGCGAATTCGTGAATGAAATAGGCATGATTTCTGCCCTGCAACATCCTAACCTTGTGAAGCTGTATGGATGTTGTGTTGAAGGGAACCAGATGCTTTTAATTTATGAGTACATGGAAAATAACTGCGTATCACGTGCTCTTTTTGGTGAGAATAGTAACACTAAATTGTTTAGGATTAGCATACCATTTAAACAAAAGGCAGGATTGATTCTAAGTATGAAGTAGATTGACTCTGATTCGGATCATATACAGGAAGCGACCCCGCTTGCAGATTGAAACTGGACTGGCCTACCAGGAAGAAGATTTGCATAGGTATTGCCAGAGGTTTGGCCTATCTCCATGAAGAGTCGATACTAAAGATAGTGCATCGCGATATCAAGACAAGCAATGTGCTGCTTGACAAGGACTTTAATGctaaaatttctgattttggcTTGGCAAAGCTTAATGAAGATGACAACACCCACATCAGCACGCGGATTGCTGGAACTGTGTAAGTTTTTGTAGAAGGAACTTAATACATTAtcaactcttttctctcatTAAATTTAGTAAAATATAACCTATGACATGAGTCTCTGGCACAGTCTTCATGAGGTGGAGCAGAAACtatattcttttttggtaatttatTTTGGCCCTTCAACTTTGCAGTGGTTATATGGCTCCTGAGTATGCAATGCGTGGTTACTTAACCGACAAAGCAGATGTTTATAGCTTTGGAGTCGTCGCATTGGAAATCGTTAGCGGAAAGAGCAACACAAACTACAGGCCAAAGGAGGAGTTTGTCTACCTTCTTGACTGGGTAACAAAATACTTCCAAAACAATTGttcccttttcttctctcagaCATCTTCAAGTCCATCACAACCAACTCCATACCTTGCAAACCTAGAATGTTAAGATGAATTTTCTCAGTAAAGCATTCTTCACTGAATGGCGAAATTCAGCTTATGAAAATCTTTCCCATGTTTCTCCAATCAATTCAGCTTTGCCGCTTGCGTCTTTGCATCTCATACTAACTCGGTAGTGTTTGTTATATTTATTCTGTCTCAAAGTTGTGCTTCTTTTCAGGCTTATGTGTTGCAAGAGAGAGGGAGTCTATTGGAGTTGGTTGATCCAGCCTTGGGTTCAGAATATTCATCAGAGGAGACAATGCTGATGCTAAATGTTGCTCTCATGTGCACCAATGCATCTCCCACTCTCAGGCCTACAATGCCCCAAGTAGTGAGCATGCTTGAAGGCAGAACAGAAGTTCAAGACCTGCTTTCTGATCCCGGCTTTTCTGCCATCAATTCCAAAGTCAGGGCCATTAGAAATCACTTCTGGCAAAATCCAAGTTGTACACAAAGCATGTCAACCAACGGTCCGAGAACTGATACCTCTGGTAATTCATACATTGAAACAGAAGAGAATGGCCGTCTTTTAGGAGTTAGTTCTGTAACTTCAGTTAAATCTGAAGAGTAAACTGTACATCAGAATGGCAAGTATTGTATATAGGTTCTGGATGTGCCATATATAGCAAATTTTGGCCTCCAACCGTATAAAATATATAGTCGAAATATAAGGCTACATATTCCATTTTTATATATGGCTCCGGATTCCTGTGCTTCGGAAGTTTGTTTCTATTACATTGTGTAGCAGTTGGGATCCGCTTGTTACATAAACTATTTAGGCCattttaacaataaaattatcaTTCTAATACCAATCATAATTTACAATTAATTCAATTGAAATtcacaaaactaaaaaatttgcTCAAAGCCAAAATATTGGCAGataaaatcacataaatatCAATGTATTTTTGTTATACGTAAGGTGAAGGTGGGAAGTATGGCCCGTGCTTGTGtgctatgtatttttttttctacacaTTAATATAAGGGATAATTGTCGAATGTCACATGAACGTATAccttagtttcaatttgtcaccttaaagaaaaatttaagagaaatgtcaccttaatttttcaaaatccatgatttatcatttgaCTTTAATAcaatccaattttccatccattttaaagggtattttagtctttccattttcaagaaaaaaaatatagagaaaagagagacttctctcttcctttcaCCCCTAGCCCAACCTCACCCGCCCCAAAAACACATCGCACAGGacccctctctccctcttctctctctctccctaaccATGTAtacaaaaattttataatgattttttcatttttaaaatacccttgaaaatgaaaaagactaaaatacccttaaaatggatggaaaattggatggtgttAAAGTCAAATGACAAATCATATATGGCGTTAAAGTCAGATGATAAATCATGGATGGTgttaaaatacccttaattttttagttGGATGCTTTTTTCCCTGCCCTTGATGTGTCAAATACATGCCAAATATCTTCAGAATTCTTGCGTCATAATATATTGTTTGTTGCTTAAACAcgtaaatttttatttttattttttctaaataaaaactttGGTCATCAATGTACaatattttttagatttggaaGAAGTCTTGAGAGTACTGAGAAAAGAACAATTTTATGCAACAGCAAAAAAATGTTCTTTTATGATAGATAGGGTGTTATTTCTTGCCTTTGTGACGATGCTTACGTTCAACTAAACCATTTTGCTCAGGATGATGTGGATAAGAAAGACGATGATGAATGCCGTGAtgagataaaaaaaatccttaaatTGATGACTAGTGtattcccccccccccccccccccccgggCCCATCGGATTGAAATGCCTTAATCGTAGTGGAAAACAGATTTTCAACCAAAGCCTTATATTTAATGGTGTGAGAGAAAActtttgatttcaatttcattggaAAAATCCAAGAATAACgagaaaaatcatcaacaaataaaacataataattaaaaccagAAATAGATTTATTTGAAGAACTCCATACATCATAGTGAATAAGTTCCAGCGGAGAAAAagagacaaaaaaagaaagactaAAGGGTAATTTAACACTTTTACCTAATGGACATGATTGACAAAAAGAACTAGACGGAGAGCTAGAAGATGGCAGTTTATTATGTGAtaacaaaaattgcaaaatggACGAAGCAGGATGACCAAGGCGAGAGTGCCAAATGGAGCAGTCAACACAGACACCTAGTAAAGCAACACGATCAGGCAAAACTTGAAAAGACTAATTTGGTGTCAATGAAAAGGGATATAGGCCACTGCTATTCTTGCCGCTAAATCCTGGATAAAATAACAATCAGGAAAAAAAGTGAAGAAACAATGGTTGTCAGTAGCAAATTTATGAACAGATAAGAGAGGAAAAGAGGCATCGAGATAGTGAAGAACATCATTaagatgaaaagaagaattaaGGTGAGAGAAACGAGAGTgaccaatatttttaatatgcaAATATGTTCCACCAAGCACACCTCCAACATTTTCAGAACCATGATACTCTCTAGCAAGGGATAAGTGGCTTAAGTCGTGGGTAATATGAGTGTTCGCACTGGTATCAACAACCCACTGTTGATAGCCACCATGCGAAGGATATTGAGCAGTCATGCCTTGAAGACGAGACAAAGGATGACACAGAAGACACCTTGGAGGGACAGACAACTATGATGTGGCCAAAACCATGACAATTGAAACATTGGAGAGGCCCACGGGCAGAAAGATGCCCAAAAGAGAAAGCAGTAGAGCCAGAAGGAGGTGGGCCAAGAACACTCTGCCCAAAATTATTGCCAAAACGCTATTGATGTGAGGCAGGACTAGAGGCGTCATAGGAAGCGCCAGGGGAACCGGGACCAAAAGCAAAACCAGGTCTTGAGGGAGAGAATGAGTTGCGACGATCTGGACCACAACTAGCAAACCCACCGCGATTGCCAAAACTGCGGCCATTGTGACCACCATTGGAAGCTACCATAGTCGTCGCACCAAAAGAGATGAccagagaagaagatgattgcAGGCGACGTTTCGCAGACAAGAGGAGAGCTTCAAGATTAGGCATACTAATAGGTTTCTCACAAGCTTGAGCAGCAACAACGGTATTTTCATAAAGAGAGCTTCAAGATTAGGCATACTAATAGGTTTCTCATAAGCTTGAGCAGCAACAACGGTATTTTCATAAAGAGGACCAACGTTGTTCATAGCCATAGCAAGGAGACCAGAGTTAGCAACTGAAGCTAACTGAAGCACCTGCTAGAGCCAAGTTATTGGTAATTGAGTTAATATGACCAAGGAAATCGGTGATGCAAGAGCCATCATAGGTTGTGCGAAACAAATCACTGCGAAGTTGAAGAAGACGATTCTGATTCGGAGAAGCAAAACAAGTTTCAAGGGCCACCCAAGTGTCATGGGCAGTGGTCTTGGAAGCTACGGTGGTGAGAACTTTATGGTGAAGAGAACCGTTGATGAGAGAAAGAACAAGCTGATCTTTATGGACCCAATCATCATACTTTGGGTTAGGGAGGAGAGATGGAGAAGTAGATTCATCGGCCTTAGCCTTTGGGTCGGGGATAGTCGGAGAAGGACACAAAGAACTGCAGTTAACAAAGCTAAGCAAGGGGCGGCTGCAAAGGACAGGAACAATTTGAGCAAGCCATGTCGAATAATTATCACACTCAAGATGAATGGAGATAACATGATGAATGCTAGGAAAATCaatagaggaggaagaagccacaagtgcccaaaaaaaatatggaaCAAGAAAATTGAGGATCGAGGACTGTGAGTCTTAAGCTCTTGATACCATGAAAGGTTTTGAATATTCTCGATGACTTTCATTGAATAATCGTgtaataattatatacaatGCTTTGCTTGGTGTCTACACAAAGGATTTCCTATTCTAGGCAAGAATCAAGTCCTTGAGAGacaaagaatatatatagcaaatctatgaaataaatacaaataaaacaagaaactaAATCCTTTTAGGATCACGTCTCATTATGAATTCTATTTATGTGGTTGTTGATCAGTTTTCTAAGATGTCTCATTTTATCCTGTACAAGAAGACTACGGACGTAGTCAATATAGTTCAGCTTTTCTTTCGAAAAGTGTATCAACTCCATGGGTTGCCTACGTCTATTTTGTCTAACAAAGACACAAGATTTCTTAGCCACTTTTGGAGGTGCTTGTGGAAGCTTGctaatacaaaattaaattttagtaGTGCCTACCATCCTCAAACTGATATTGAAGTTGTCAATCGGTCCCTTGAAAATTTATTGCGAAGCTTGGTGGGAGATAATTTGAAGTCATGGGATCAAAAGTTGAGCCAAGTAGAATTTGCTTTCAATCAGTCTATCAATAGGAGCACTGGGTTCAGTCCATTTTTTGTTACTTATGGCTATAACCCAAAGTGTCCTCTTGACCTTGCACCAGTCCCAGATTTGAAGCGAGTGAATATCAAGGCAGAAGAATTTGTGGCTACACTTCAACAAATTCACTCAACAATAAAGTAGCGGCTTGAGGATGCCAATGCGAAATACAAGCAAGTCGCTAATGTGAAGCGCTAACATGTCGAATTTGAGGTAGGTGACTTTGGTTGGGCTATCTTGACTAAAGATCATTTTCCGGCTGGGGAATACAACAAGTTGGATGCAAGAAAGATGGTCAAGTGGAGATTGTGGCTAAGATTAATCCAAATGCTTACCGCCTCAAGCTTCCTAGTCATATACGTACTGCCGATGTCTTTAATATCAAACATCTCTTTCCTTACCATGGTGATAGTTCTGACGAGGAAGATTTGAATTTAGGGACGAATTCTTCTCAACCCGGGGAGGATGATGCAGCACGCATCGCTCATAATTTTCTATTTCAGTTTGACAGGCATAAGATGCataattaatgttctagaaatCTGTTTTAtgcaaatatttttgttttcctatttcAATTAGAATTTGGAGTTTGTTTTCCTATTTCAGCTAGGGTTTGgagtttggtttgttttttcctaAGTATAAAAGCTATCTTATAGCTAATTATAAGACAGTTTTGACGTTAAATATTAAACTTAGAGAATTCTCTATATTTTCCTATCAACTTGGTATTCCACTGGAATCAACAAAGCATAGAACCCCTTTGTTCTTGGTTATTCTCATCTAGAGAATCAACAAggattgaaggtttattgttttcttttgtattcttCATCATTCTTGCTATCACGGGCTGTGTTAGTTGGTAATCAGAGCCAGGTTGATTTACCATGCCACCAAGGAGCAAACGTGGTGGAAAGAGCCATGGTAGAAACGATCAAAGTGAGCaacatgaagaagatgattatGAGAATGAAACAAACCCTTTTTACGAAGACAATTGATGACCGACCAAATTAAGACCTGCTGAAacctctataaataccaagtttttggaagagagaaaagaccCCTAACACAACACACAACTTGTCATTTTACATTCTTTTCAATTCCTATCCTAGGAGTAGTGCAATGTAATTCATAGTCTAGTTCTTATTTTTCCGTCCTAGCCCCTATAGATTGCAGTTTATGCATTTacattcttgtttttgtttttcaaatctATTTTAATTATAGTTGTTTCAATTCATGTCTTAGCTTAATCTTTATTGTTCTTTGTAATCTAATTTACTTTCTGCTTTTACTTTAAGCACttgtctttaaattatttattttgtacactTTCATTTCTGTCATTTACTTTATGCCCTTTACTTTCAGCACTTGTCGTTTCAATTATATTTACTTTCCGTTATTTATATTATGCAATTTACTTTCCACACTTCTCtttcaattatatttaaattcaagCACCTTTACTTTAGGCACTTATTGTTTGTTTCATCAAGTTTCACCTTCAATCTTCATCTCTACCTACTCTACATCATTTGGTTGCTCACATAAAACCTTGACCCCCGAGGTAGTGGAAGAACCTAGGTTGTGAGGAGGTTCCTTGCTCGGCCGAACAATCATTTGAATGAGAGTTGAGACATCCTtatattttgagttttgattaCAAATCAATCGTCACTTATCCATTGGGAGATTTGCAATGTCCATGTATTTTGAGCCAATTAAAGGCCAGTATTATTAGTCATTCttatgttttgagtttttattgcAAATtaaattcttcattttttctgGGTAAAACGAAAGTGTTCCACACTTCTTTTACAGAGCAAgtgattttctttatttatctcCCCTTCCATCCATGATTCTTGTTTTTCATATTGACCTTTATTTACACTAGAAAACTCATCTTGGAAATTGTAGTGATGAGTGGAACCTTTGATGCAATTACAGAAACAATGAAGAGCGCGCAATTAGCAATAGCTACTAGGTACCCAGATCAATATACAAGACTGTTAATGCATGTGAATGACAACGTAAACAAGGGTGTCTCTAGTTGAAGCCCTCGTGCATCAGAGAATCCCCTCCAGAGTGGGGTTCTCCCTATGGATGAGAGGGGCATTATCTTGGATTCAAGCCCGGATTGAGAGATTAAGGGCCAGTTTGGGATTGTTgtcatttttaaaagaatgaGCTTCTGctgtgctttgaaaataatcaGTTGTAAAGTAAAGTAGTTTCATGtttgata
It encodes:
- the LOC18784423 gene encoding probable LRR receptor-like serine/threonine-protein kinase At1g07650, coding for MGTDDFSFPKLLLAYLICSTAFLFFATFGQSATATAKLHSQEVNALKEIGKKLGKKDWDFRKDPCTGEGNWNVSIEGRRKGFESSVACNCTFNHNSSCHVISIALKAQNLSGTVPPEFSKLQHLKDLDLSRNYLNGSIPSQWGTMRLVTLSLMGNRLSGPFPKVLTNITTLRNLSIEGNHFSGPIPPEIGKLIKLEKLIVSSNAFTGELPLALAKLTNLSDMRICDNNFSGKIPDFIGNWTRISKLHIQGSSLEGPIPSSISGLRSLTDLRITDLRGTESPFPSLRNLESLKTLILRNCLIYGVIPAYIADMKRLKNLDLSYNELTGEIPASFVQLAKVDFTYLTGNQLTGTVPGWVPGRNNIVDLSYNNFTWESSSPNECPRGSVNLVESYSSSADKSSRIQPCLERNFPCHVSKNQRKYSLHINCGGKEVNIGGNRYEADREQRGASMYYMGQNWALSSTGNFMDNDIDSDIYIETNKSALSKNVSVLDSELYTTARGSPISLTYYGLCLINGDYTVKLHFAEIVFTNDRTFNSLGKRIFDVYIQDKLVLKDFNIESEAGGAGKPIVKNFTAVVSSNTLKIHFYWAGKGTTGIPDRGFYGPLISAISVDPNFEPPSFEGNKNHVVIAVGTVAAALLLLLLVLGILRRKGCLGGKISADKELRDLDLQTGLYTLRQIKAATKNFDAANKLGEGGFGSVYKGLLSDGTVIAVKQLSSKSKQGNREFVNEIGMISALQHPNLVKLYGCCVEGNQMLLIYEYMENNCVSRALFGSDPACRLKLDWPTRKKICIGIARGLAYLHEESILKIVHRDIKTSNVLLDKDFNAKISDFGLAKLNEDDNTHISTRIAGTVGYMAPEYAMRGYLTDKADVYSFGVVALEIVSGKSNTNYRPKEEFVYLLDWAYVLQERGSLLELVDPALGSEYSSEETMLMLNVALMCTNASPTLRPTMPQVVSMLEGRTEVQDLLSDPGFSAINSKVRAIRNHFWQNPSCTQSMSTNGPRTDTSGNSYIETEENGRLLGVSSVTSVKSEE